Proteins found in one Lysinibacillus fusiformis genomic segment:
- a CDS encoding SE1561 family protein, with the protein MSKPITDKEQQVTYLKERLEMFLEVLDALDPETAELEDIDRLIQMMDDLEDKMEQFHAREQ; encoded by the coding sequence ATGTCAAAGCCAATCACTGATAAAGAGCAGCAAGTAACCTATTTAAAAGAGCGTCTTGAGATGTTTTTAGAAGTATTAGATGCCCTTGACCCTGAAACAGCTGAGTTAGAAGATATTGATCGCTTAATCCAAATGATGGATGATTTAGAGGACAAAATGGAGCAGTTTCATGCTCGTGAACAATAA
- a CDS encoding YwqG family protein codes for MAAKTLLEIPEAFEQYRPLIEGTVKPVVLVDTEIRKTSLFQSKFAGDPYFPLAMEYPKNTKGQPLKLLAQINFAEVPKHLPHFPEEGILQFYIDGYDDVLGMDFDNGQNQEGFRVIFHEQITQDEAQLIQDFSFVEIDDEELYFPVEREMALSFKADVEPMSIDDFRSNDMYASILTALKNDEALEDGFYDAMTGDGHKIGGYPFFTQEDPRAYGDYTDSIIMLLQIDSIGDNILWGDCGVGNFFITEEELINKDFSKVLYNWDCH; via the coding sequence ATGGCTGCTAAAACATTACTTGAAATACCAGAAGCGTTTGAACAATATAGACCGTTAATAGAAGGAACAGTGAAGCCTGTTGTATTGGTTGATACGGAGATAAGAAAAACATCTTTGTTTCAAAGTAAGTTTGCAGGAGATCCTTATTTTCCGTTGGCGATGGAATATCCAAAAAACACGAAGGGACAACCGTTAAAGCTATTAGCTCAAATTAACTTTGCAGAGGTACCAAAGCACCTACCCCATTTCCCAGAAGAGGGAATACTGCAGTTTTATATTGATGGTTATGACGATGTTTTAGGAATGGATTTTGATAATGGGCAAAATCAAGAAGGCTTTCGTGTAATTTTCCATGAACAAATTACGCAAGATGAAGCACAGCTTATTCAAGACTTTTCATTTGTAGAAATAGATGATGAGGAACTATATTTTCCCGTGGAGCGTGAAATGGCATTATCCTTTAAAGCAGATGTTGAACCGATGTCGATTGATGATTTTAGGAGCAATGACATGTACGCAAGTATCTTAACAGCTTTGAAGAATGACGAGGCATTAGAAGACGGCTTCTATGATGCTATGACTGGTGATGGTCATAAAATAGGGGGGTATCCATTCTTTACGCAAGAAGATCCACGAGCATATGGTGATTATACAGATTCAATCATTATGCTGTTACAGATAGATAGTATTGGTGACAATATTCTTTGGGGCGATTGTGGTGTAGGCAATTTCTTTATCACAGAGGAAGAGTTAATCAATAAAGATTTTAGCAAGGTACTTTATAATTGGGATTGCCATTAA